Proteins found in one Triticum urartu cultivar G1812 chromosome 4, Tu2.1, whole genome shotgun sequence genomic segment:
- the LOC125554883 gene encoding uncharacterized protein LOC125554883 produces the protein MSRQEKKAQSLNIVTGQLTPEAHASVGSKECSASTVPISESTCLLVARHKATTAIGAASVKQRQPSVGEASPGITHYGSAQSSITWVGHTLVGEPNTGEDVSDDWLHRNPTYVRGARSAEHNSNVLRTGARSAEHNSNILQTGGEHGQYDFVPTSFIFSPSIEPQDSAARYEMERIRKRTKYSEMSMDQKYALLYRVREYKKRKQTTCASSDQYDHAVRMNTRAYALLGGIHLLALSIGTGVQGHY, from the exons ATGTCCCGACAAGAAAAGAAGGCTCAGTCTCTGAATATTGTTACTGGTCAACTAACACCTGAGGCACATGCTTCGGTAGGATCCAAGGAAT GTTCAGCCTCTACGGTACCAATCTCCGAGAGTACTTGTCTTCTAGTGGCACGGCACAAAGCGACAACTGCAATCGGCGCTGCGAGTGTCAAACAGCGCCAACCATCTGTCGGGGAAGCGTCACCTG GTATCACACATTATGGATCGGCACAATCCAGTATCACTTGGGTGGGACACACGCTGGTTGGAGAGCCAAATACAGGGGAGGACGTTTCTGATGATTGGCTGCACAGGAATCCAACTTACGTACGGGGAGCGAGGTCGGCTGAACACAATAGTAACGTGTTACGGACTGGAGCGAGGTCGGCTGAACACAATAGTAACATCTTACAGACTGGAGGAGAGCACGGGCAATATGACTTTGTGCCCACGAGTTTTATCTTCAGTCCGTCCATTGAACCACAAG ATTCAGCTGCCCGCTACGAGATGGAGCGCATTCGTAAGAGAACGAAATACTCGGAAATGAGCATGGACCAGAAATATGCCTTATTATATCGGGTTCGCGAGTACAAGAAAAGAAAGCAGACGACTTGTGCCTCATCCGACCAGTACGACCATGCTG TGAGAATGAACACAAGGGCATATGCTTTGTTGGGTGGCATTCATTTACTTGCTTTATCCATAGGAACTGGAGTTCAAGGACACTACTGA